In the Rhododendron vialii isolate Sample 1 chromosome 2a, ASM3025357v1 genome, tttttttttttttttgggttgatgTGGGTATTGGTTTCTTCTGTGGTTTTATTAGTGAGGAGAAGTAACAGAGGAGGGAAAGATGATTGAACAGAAAAGAAGCCCCATCTCTATTGATCAAAGCAGCCACACTGCTTTTGCACCAAAACGACACAAGGCCGATCTGTCTATCTCCTCCAAGGTTTCTTGTTTTCTCCTATACTTCTGCAGTTCTTTCCTTGCAATATAGTTTTCCTTTCGGCTTCTTGCTTTTATTCTCAAATCTTTGGTCCATACCTTGTGTTACTTTTGGGGACGGGCTTCTACTAGTACATTTCAAAGTAAGATGTGAACTTTGTGAGGAAAGAGATTTCCCTTTAAAATGCCAGTGGATGGTTCTATATTAAATCTGATATGCCAGTATAGCTTCCAACTCCTGCACTATCAAACCAAAGCTCTTGTATAGATAAAACTGATATTAAATCTTGTCAAGAGCTAAAAAAGCCCTGTGATGGGTTATTATAGGAATTGAGAATTAAGTTAAACCAGATGCCGCACCTAGGATAGTGTAGAATTCTTATGAGTTATGCCTGCATTgtaaataataattactccTTAGAGCTGATTCCACGTATACTTGAATGTCATTTTCGTCTCTTGATTTAGTGCCTCTCCTAGGTTGCTTCATCTCTATTCAGCCAAAAACATTTATTAGTGTCCGAACCAAATATTTGTGGGTATCATTGCAAGCTGGTAAATGGGACAAGTCTTTGAGGAAACGTATTTTGAGGTCTACTGATTTGACCTGTGCATCCATCCGTTTATCACATGGTGCTTTCTATGCCATCTTTATACGATATTTTGGATGATAGGAGACAAAAGAGAAGCTTGGCGAAAAAATTGCGGCTCTGCAACAGCTTGTTTCACCATATGGGAAGGTATGAGGACTATTGTCTTTCTAAATTCTAAGCCAAGCAGAGAGATTTCTATTGAACTACGATAGGATTTTGTTTTTCTGCATCCATAGAAAGGGAAAAATGCATATTATCAACATATCTGTAGCATTTGAGGTGGTGTACCATCAATGATAGACAAGTAGATCCCGAATTGCTGCAACTGTTTTAAACTGGATTAGGTTGGGATTAAACACATTGATGCAGTACttgtttttttgtaaaagttTTTGATGGTAGAAGTATATTGCCTTGTGGTTTTAAAGCATTTTAAATTCATTGCAGACCGATACAGCTTCTGTTCTTCTAGAGGCAATGGAATATATTACATTTCTTCACGAACAAGTTACGGTATGGCCTTctacatttttattttgcttgaaGATATGCTCCCTTTTCAATTTTACGTTTTGTTGGAGTAGGATATGAACTTTTAGGCACCTATAATCTAGCTAAGCCATGTAGGCCTACAGTATATGCAGTCAAATatttgtatgaatttttttttccgattagTTTGGGTAACATTGATTTCTTCCAATcttcagttttttctttttcaattgcCAAAATTGGTGACCAGAATAAATTTGAGCAAAGCGTATAGAGTTTGTAGAT is a window encoding:
- the LOC131316878 gene encoding transcription factor bHLH153-like isoform X1, giving the protein MIEQKRSPISIDQSSHTAFAPKRHKADLSISSKETKEKLGEKIAALQQLVSPYGKTDTASVLLEAMEYITFLHEQVTVLSAPYLQSIPTANMQEIEPYSLRSKGLCLVPISWTSGVDSSNGADIWAPIKTTSPKY
- the LOC131316878 gene encoding transcription factor bHLH153-like isoform X3, coding for MIEQKRSPISIDQSSHTAFAPKRHKADLSISSKETKEKLGEKIAALQQLVSPYGKTDTASVLLEAMEYITFLHEQVTVLSAPYLQSIPTANMQSAEQRLMSGANFMDQRR
- the LOC131316878 gene encoding transcription factor bHLH153-like isoform X2, giving the protein MIEQKRSPISIDQSSHTAFAPKRHKADLSISSKETKEKLGEKIAALQQLVSPYGKTDTASVLLEAMEYITFLHEQVTVLSAPYLQSIPTANMQVRISWCNSLQFNLQGNRTIQSAEQRLMSGANFMDQRR